Below is a genomic region from Paucidesulfovibrio gracilis DSM 16080.
CACGCCCCGGAGATCGCGGCCAAGGCCCGGCCCGGGAATTTCGTGATGCTCCGCGTCCATGAGCAGGGGGAGCGCATTCCCCTGACCATTGCGGATGCGGACCCTGCCGACGGCACCATCACCCTGGTTTTTTTGGTGGTGGGTAAAACCACGGCCCATTTGAATACATTGGAACAGGGCGACGCTCTGGCCGACGTGTGCGGACCCCTGGGGCGGCCCACGGATCTGGACGCCAGAGGAACCGTTGTCTGCGTGGGCGGCGGAACGGGCGTGGCCGCCATGCACCACATCGCCAAAGGACACCATCAGGCCGGGAACCGCGTCATTGCCATTGTGGGGGCGCGTTCCAAGGATCTGCTGCTGTTTTGCGACGAACTGGAGGATTTTTGCCCGGAAGTGCGCATCGCCACGGACGATGGATCACGCGGGCATCAAGGGTTTGTTACCGAAGTGCTCCAGCAGCTCATTGACGAAGGCGAAGACATCGCCGAGGTGGTGGCGGTGGGACCGGTCCCCATGATGCGGGCCGTGGCCGGAGTGACCAGGCCGCACGGTATTAAAACCACAGTGAGCCTCAACTCCATCATGGTGGACGGGATCGGCATGTGCGGCGCGTGCCGCTGCTCCGTTGACGGGGAAACGCGCTTCGCCTGCGTGGATGGCCCGGAATTCGACGGCCACCAGGTGGACTTTGACGAGCTTTGGGGGCGGCTTGGCCAGTTCCGCGAACAGGAGGCCGTGTCCAATGAAGCCTACCATCAGTGCCGTTGCGGGGGGAACAAATGAGCCGTCCACAAAAAAAGAAAAAAGCAATGGTCCCCCGCGTGGCCATGCCCGAACAACCGGCTGCAGAACGGGCGGAAAATTTCGAGGAAGTGGCCCTGGGATATTCCCCGGAACTGGCCCGGCAGGAGGCCATGCGCTGCCTGCAATGCAAGCGGCCCCTGTGCCGCGAGGGCTGTCCCGTGGAAATCGACATCAAGGGCTTTATCGCCTGCCTGCAAAATGAGGATCTGGACGGCGCATATGCCGTGATCCGCGATACCAACGCCCTGCCCGCGGTGTGCGGCCGGGTCTGCCCGCAGGAAAGCCAATGCGAGGGTGCGTGCGTGCTCGCGGCCAAAGGGGAACCCGTGGCCATCGGCCGGTTGGAACGCTTTGTGGCGGACCGCTGGGCCGAGCAACATCCGGAGGACGACCCTTGCGCCGCCATTACCGGCACCAGCACGTGTTCCAGCGGAAAACCGCTGCGCGTTGCCTGCGTGGGCGGCGGCCCGGCAGGGCTGAGCTGCGCCGGGTATCTCGCGGCCAAAGGCGCACACGTGACCGTGTACGAGGCGCTGCATGAGGTGGGCGGTGTGCTGGTCTACGGCATTCCCGGATTCCGGTTGCCCAAGGACGTGGTCCGGCGCGAGGTGCAGGCGTTGCGCGGGCTGGGTGTGGTTTTTCGCACCAATTGGGTGGGCGGCTGCACCTTCCAGCTTTCCGAATTGTTTGACCAGGGTTTTGACGCCGTGTTTCTCGGAGTGGGGGCCGGTCTGCCGCGGTTTTTGAACGTGCCGGGAGAAAATTTGCTCGGCGTGTTTTCCGCCAATGAATATCTCACCCGCGTGAATCTCGGCCGGGCCTACGCTTTTCCCGCCTATGACACGCCGCCGCCGCCCACGGGCCGTGTGGTGGTGGTCGGCGGGGGCAACGTGGCCATGGACGCGGCTCGCACGGCGCTGCGGCTTGGCGCGGACAAGGTGACCATTCTCTACCGCCGCACCGAGTCGGAAATGCCCGCCCGCGTGGAGGAGGTTCACCATGCCAAGGCCGAGGGAGTGGACATTCATTGCCTTTGCTCGCCCATTTCTTTCAATGGCGACGAAGGCCGACATCTGACTTCCGTTTCCGCGCAGTTGATGGCCTTGGGCGAACCCGATGATTCAGGCCGCTGCCGTCCGGTCTGTCTGGACGGGCAGGTGGAGGAAATTCCCGCGGACACGGCCGTCATCGCCGTGGGTACCCGGCCGAATCCCGTGTTGCTGCGGGCCACGCCGGACCTGCCGCTGAATCAATGGGGATACATTGAAGCGGATCCGGACACCGGGGAAACCGCCATGCCCAATGTGTTTGCCGGAGGCGACATCGTCACGGGCGCGGCCACGGTCATTTCGGCCATGGGCGCGGGACGCCGTGCTGGTCAGGCCATTGCCGCCCGTTTTCTGGAGGAGCGGCCCACCGAATAGGCGACGCGGCCAGTCATGGCGAATTCCGCACGGAACAATGCCCGACGCGGCGCGGTAGCCCACAGAGGGAGCCGCACCGCGCCGGACATTTACCTTCGCGCCGGTCTGCGCTATTTTCGCGTCTTTCAGAAACGGCCCGCGAACGGAGGATGACTTGCCTATGCGTTTCGTCGTGACCATGGTTTTGGCGTTTTGCCTTGCAACTCCCATGCTTGCGGGCTGTTCGCTCATGGGCGGCCCACGGGAGGTTGAAACCGTGCCTGCCGCTCCTTTTTGGCAATCCGAATATAAAAACGGCCGGGATGCGGTGTTGCACCTGAACAATTTGTTGCGGCGCGATCCTGACAATGCCCCATTGTTGGCCCGGCGTGCCGCCTTGTATCTGGATCTGGGTTCTCCGGGTCAGGCCATCAAGGATGTGAATCGCGCTCTGGAACTGGAACCGACCCTGAGCCACGCCATGATTACGCGTGCGGCCATTGCCCTGTCCACCCAGGCCCAGGGACCGGTCCTGGCGCCGCGCTCCGCCCCGGGCATGGATGACCGCGTGACCGCCGAGGAAATTTCCCAGGCCCGCGCCGATCTGCAACGGGCGTTGGAGCTGGATCCGGGCAATGCCCGCGCTCAGGCGTTGCTGGCCAAGGCCCACCGGCTTGCCGGGGATCCGGCCTCGGCCATGCCCCTGCTGGATCAGGCGCTGGAAACGGATGATACCCTGGGGTTGGCGTATCTGGAGTCCGCGCTTTCGCTCACGGATTTGGAACAGTATGAAGAAGCTGCCGAACGCTGGGAGGATCTGGTGGAGTTGCGGCCCGATGCCGTGGATCTGCTGCTGGAATCAGCCAAGGCCCAGTGGAATGCCGAGGAATTCGGTTCGGCCGAGGATATGCTCCTGCGCGCCGCTGCATTGCGGCGCGATGACCCGGAGATTTTTCGGCAACTGGCCCTGGTCGCTGCTTCGGAAGGGGACGAGGACGAAGCCCTGGAGTATGACGCCAAGGCCCGCCGTAAGGCCGCTCTGTTGGGTACCAGCTATTCCAGCCTGCTGATGGTGAGCACCCCGGACGAGGACGGGGAGGTGGAGGTGCGCCCCGCGCATATGCCGCTGATCCGCCAGGTGGCCGAGGTGGAGGAACCCGCGTCGGCTCCGGAAGGAGAGGCCGAGGCCGAAGTCCGGGAGCGGCCCGCTCCGCAACGCGATCTTATGGCCGAGGCGCGACAGGCGCTGAAGGAGAAGGATCCTGCCCTGGCCCTGGCCTTGATCTCCGAACATTTTGACCAACAGTCTCCATCCGCTGCGGACTACTGCCTCCAGGCGCGTACCCTGGCTGCCCTGGATGAAAGGGATATGGCCATGGACGCGGCCCGAAAGGCCATGGACGAGGAGCCGGAGAACGCCTGTGGTTACCATAATCTCGGCGTGCTCCTGGCCCGGGATGATCCGCAACAGGCACTCGGCGTCCTGAGCCAGGGGCTGGAACAAGCCTCGGACGCCGCTGCCATGCGCAACGAGCGGGGCAAGCTCTATTTGCTGCTTAAGCGGTTCGACGAAGCCGAGCAGGATTTTGCCGCGTGCATCGAGGCTGATCCCAATACTGCCGTGTATCATCTGCATCGGGCCATTGCCCGGTACCAGCGCGGCAACTACCAGGACGCTCTGGACGACGCGGATCGGTTTCTGCTCATGAAACCCAACGCCGCCGAAGGCTACCGCACCCGGGCCGCCATTCATCAAAAGCTCGGCAACCAGGAAGAGGCCGACCGCGACCTGGAAAGTGAACGCCGTCTGGGTCAGTCCTGACGGCGACCATAGCGCGGAAGGCGGGTCGCTCTGTAGCCGACCGTTCCGCATCAACCTTTTTCGGAACAAAGGATCACGCCATGCGAAGCAAAAAAATGACCGGCGGATTGGAAAAGGCGCCCCATCGCTCTTTGATGCACGCCCTGGGAATTACCCGCGAGGAAATGGACCGCCCCCTGGTGGGCGTGTGCAACGCCTTCAACGAGGTTATTCCCGGGCATGTGCACTTGCGCACCATTGCCGACGCCGTAAAAAACGGGGTGCGCATGTCCGGGGGAACCCCCATGGAATTCCCGGCCATCGGCGTGTGCGACGGACTGGCCATGAACCACGAAGGCATGCGGTTTTCTCTGCCCAGCCGGGAAATCATCGCCGATTCCATCGAGATCATGGCCACGGCCCATCCCTTTGATGCCCTGGTCTGCGTGACCAATTGCGATAAAATCGTTCCGGGCATGCTCATGGCCATGCTGCGTCTGAACATCCCCGCCGTGATCGTTTCCGGCGGTCCCATGCTGGCCGGAAAGCAAAAGAAACAGGTCTCGGACCTGATCACCGTGTTCGAAGGCGTGGGCCGGGTCAAACGCGGGGACATGAGCGAGACCGAGCTTGCGGAACTCGAGGAATGCGCCTGCCCCACCTGCGGCTCCTGCTCGGGCATGTTCACCGCCAACACCATGAACTGTCTGTCCGAGGCCATTGGCCTGGCCCTGCCCGGCAACGGCACCATTCCGGCCACGGCCGCGGCCCGCGTCAGGTTGGCCAAACAGGCGGGCATGGCCGTCATGAACCTGCTTGAACAGGGTATCACGCCTCGCGACATCGTGACCACGGATTCCGTGCGTAACGCCGTGGCCATGGACATGGCCCTGGGCGGCTCCACCAATACCGTGCTGCACCTGCCCGCCGTGTTTCACGAAGCGGAATTGGAATTGAGCCTGGAGCTGTTCGACGAGATCAGCCGTCAGGTGCCGAATATCTGTAAACTTTCCCCGGCCGGACACTATCACATCGAAGACCTGGACGCGGCGGGCGGCATTCCGGCCGTGATGCGGCGCGTGGCCGATACCGGGGCGCTGCACCTGGATTGCCTTACCGTGACCGGAAAAACCGTGGGCCAGAACCTGGACGACCTGAACGCCGATGTGCTCGACCCGGACGTGATCCGGCCTTTGGACAAGGCCTATTCGCCCCAGGGCGGCATTGCCATTCTGCGCGGCAACCTGGCGGAACAGGGATGCGTGGTCAAACAATCCGCCGTGGCTCCGGAAATGATGCAGCGGACAGGAAAGGCCCGGGTGTTCGATTCCGAAGAGGACGCTGTGGAAGCCATCCTGGGCAATGGCATCAAAGCCGGGGACGTGGTGGTTATTCGCTACGAAGGACCAA
It encodes:
- a CDS encoding tetratricopeptide repeat protein, with product MRFVVTMVLAFCLATPMLAGCSLMGGPREVETVPAAPFWQSEYKNGRDAVLHLNNLLRRDPDNAPLLARRAALYLDLGSPGQAIKDVNRALELEPTLSHAMITRAAIALSTQAQGPVLAPRSAPGMDDRVTAEEISQARADLQRALELDPGNARAQALLAKAHRLAGDPASAMPLLDQALETDDTLGLAYLESALSLTDLEQYEEAAERWEDLVELRPDAVDLLLESAKAQWNAEEFGSAEDMLLRAAALRRDDPEIFRQLALVAASEGDEDEALEYDAKARRKAALLGTSYSSLLMVSTPDEDGEVEVRPAHMPLIRQVAEVEEPASAPEGEAEAEVRERPAPQRDLMAEARQALKEKDPALALALISEHFDQQSPSAADYCLQARTLAALDERDMAMDAARKAMDEEPENACGYHNLGVLLARDDPQQALGVLSQGLEQASDAAAMRNERGKLYLLLKRFDEAEQDFAACIEADPNTAVYHLHRAIARYQRGNYQDALDDADRFLLMKPNAAEGYRTRAAIHQKLGNQEEADRDLESERRLGQS
- the gltA gene encoding NADPH-dependent glutamate synthase codes for the protein MSRPQKKKKAMVPRVAMPEQPAAERAENFEEVALGYSPELARQEAMRCLQCKRPLCREGCPVEIDIKGFIACLQNEDLDGAYAVIRDTNALPAVCGRVCPQESQCEGACVLAAKGEPVAIGRLERFVADRWAEQHPEDDPCAAITGTSTCSSGKPLRVACVGGGPAGLSCAGYLAAKGAHVTVYEALHEVGGVLVYGIPGFRLPKDVVRREVQALRGLGVVFRTNWVGGCTFQLSELFDQGFDAVFLGVGAGLPRFLNVPGENLLGVFSANEYLTRVNLGRAYAFPAYDTPPPPTGRVVVVGGGNVAMDAARTALRLGADKVTILYRRTESEMPARVEEVHHAKAEGVDIHCLCSPISFNGDEGRHLTSVSAQLMALGEPDDSGRCRPVCLDGQVEEIPADTAVIAVGTRPNPVLLRATPDLPLNQWGYIEADPDTGETAMPNVFAGGDIVTGAATVISAMGAGRRAGQAIAARFLEERPTE
- the ilvD gene encoding dihydroxy-acid dehydratase, whose product is MRSKKMTGGLEKAPHRSLMHALGITREEMDRPLVGVCNAFNEVIPGHVHLRTIADAVKNGVRMSGGTPMEFPAIGVCDGLAMNHEGMRFSLPSREIIADSIEIMATAHPFDALVCVTNCDKIVPGMLMAMLRLNIPAVIVSGGPMLAGKQKKQVSDLITVFEGVGRVKRGDMSETELAELEECACPTCGSCSGMFTANTMNCLSEAIGLALPGNGTIPATAAARVRLAKQAGMAVMNLLEQGITPRDIVTTDSVRNAVAMDMALGGSTNTVLHLPAVFHEAELELSLELFDEISRQVPNICKLSPAGHYHIEDLDAAGGIPAVMRRVADTGALHLDCLTVTGKTVGQNLDDLNADVLDPDVIRPLDKAYSPQGGIAILRGNLAEQGCVVKQSAVAPEMMQRTGKARVFDSEEDAVEAILGNGIKAGDVVVIRYEGPKGGPGMREMLTPTSAIAGMGLGESVALITDGRFSGGTRGAAIGHVSPEAAEGGLIGLVREGDSIRIDIPERRIELLVDETELAQRRQNWTPLQKEVTSPFLRRYAARVTSAATGGVMR
- a CDS encoding sulfide/dihydroorotate dehydrogenase-like FAD/NAD-binding protein — encoded protein: MYKIVKKRELIPGQTSLMRIHAPEIAAKARPGNFVMLRVHEQGERIPLTIADADPADGTITLVFLVVGKTTAHLNTLEQGDALADVCGPLGRPTDLDARGTVVCVGGGTGVAAMHHIAKGHHQAGNRVIAIVGARSKDLLLFCDELEDFCPEVRIATDDGSRGHQGFVTEVLQQLIDEGEDIAEVVAVGPVPMMRAVAGVTRPHGIKTTVSLNSIMVDGIGMCGACRCSVDGETRFACVDGPEFDGHQVDFDELWGRLGQFREQEAVSNEAYHQCRCGGNK